Proteins from one Triticum aestivum cultivar Chinese Spring chromosome 7A, IWGSC CS RefSeq v2.1, whole genome shotgun sequence genomic window:
- the LOC123152052 gene encoding ent-kaurenoic acid oxidase 1 isoform X2, whose protein sequence is MHAGLASTHCPAKYAPLSALWSRCPFTNLWFGRAGLYRAFMFSSPTIMVTTPDACKQVLMDDDTFVTGWPKATIALIGPKSFISMGYDEHRRLRKLTAAPINGFDALTSYLAFIDHTVVTTLRGWSERGDDFEFLTELRRMTFRIIVQIFMGGADERTAAELESTYTELNYGMRAMAIDLPGFAYHKAIRARRRLVAALQRVLDERRARGAKTAGVDMMDRLIAAEDEGGRRLQDDEIIDVLVMYLNAGHESSGHITMWATVFLQENPEILAKAKAEQEAIMRSIPPGQKGLTLRDFRKMEYLSQVVDETLRFVNISFVSFRQATRDVSVNGYLIPKGWKVQLWYRSVHMDPQVYPDPKKFDPSRWEGPPPRAGTFLPFGLGTRLCPGNDLAKLEISVFLHHFLLGYKLTRKNPNCRVRYLPHPRPVDNCLARITRVSTSH, encoded by the exons ATGCATGCTGGCTTGGCATCCACCCACTGTCCAGCAAAATATGCACCATTGTCCGCTCTTTGGAGCAGATGTCCCTTCACAAATCTCTG GTTCGGGCGGGCGGGGCTGTACAGGGCGTTCATGTTCAGCAGCCCGACGATCATGGTGACCACGCCGGACGCGTGCAAGCAGGTGCTCATGGACGACGACACCTTCGTCACCGGCTGGCCCAAGGCCACCATCGCGCTCATCGGGCCCAAGTCCTTCATCAGCATGGGCTACGACGAGCACCGCCGGCTGCGCAAGCTCACCGCGGCGCCCATCAACGGCTTCGACGCGCTCACCTCCTACCTGGCCTTCATCGACCACACCGTGGTCACCACGCTCCGGGGCTGGTCCGAGCGGGGCGACGACTTCGAGTTCCTCACGGAGCTGCGCCGGATGACGTTCCGGATCATCGTGCAGATCTTCATGGGCGGCGCCGACGAGCGCACGGCGGCCGAGCTGGAGAGCACCTACACGGAGCTCAACTACGGCATGCGCGCCATGGCCATCGACCTGCCGGGGTTCGCCTACCACAAGGCCATCCGCGCGCGCCGCAGGCTCGTGGCGGCGCTGCAGCGTGTGCTGGACGAGCGCCGGGCCAGGGGGGCGAAGACCGCCGGGGTGGACATGATGGACCGGCTGATCGCCGCGGAGGACGAGGGCGGGCGGCGGCTGCAGGACGACGAGATCATCGACGTGCTCGTCATGTACCTCAACGCCGGCCACGAGTCCTCCGGCCACATCACCATGTGGGCCACCGTCTTCCTGCAGGAGAACCCCGAAATCCTCGCCAAGGCCAAG GCGGAGCAGGAGGCGATCATGAGGAGCATTCCCCCGGGACAGAAGGGGCTCACCCTCAGGGACTTCAGGAAGATGGAGTACCTCTCACAG GTGGTCGACGAGACGCTCCGGTTCGTCAACATCTCCTTCGTGTCGTTCCGCCAGGCGACCCGCGACGTCTCCGTCAACG GTTATCTGATACCCAAGGGGTGGAAGGTTCAGCTGTGGTACAGGAGCGTGCACATGGACCCTCAGGTGTACCCTGACCCCAAGAAGTTCGACCCTTCAAGATGGGAG GGCCCGCCGCCAAGGGCCGGGACGTTCCTTCCGTTCGGGCTCGGCACGAGGCTGTGCCCGGGCAACGATCTCGCCAAGCTCGAGATCTCTGTCTTCCTCCACCATTTCCTCCTTGGCTACAA GCTGACAAGGAAAAACCCAAATTGCCGGGTGAGGTACCTGCCGCACCCCCGGCCGGTGGACAACTGCCTGGCCAGGATCACCAGAGTCTCCACCTCCCATTGA
- the LOC123152052 gene encoding ent-kaurenoic acid oxidase 1 isoform X1, producing the protein MGEVAWAALAGVLVPLAAVALDAAVRAAHAWYWTASLGAGRRGRLPPGDMGWPLVGGMWAFLRAFKSGRPDSFIDSFARWFGRAGLYRAFMFSSPTIMVTTPDACKQVLMDDDTFVTGWPKATIALIGPKSFISMGYDEHRRLRKLTAAPINGFDALTSYLAFIDHTVVTTLRGWSERGDDFEFLTELRRMTFRIIVQIFMGGADERTAAELESTYTELNYGMRAMAIDLPGFAYHKAIRARRRLVAALQRVLDERRARGAKTAGVDMMDRLIAAEDEGGRRLQDDEIIDVLVMYLNAGHESSGHITMWATVFLQENPEILAKAKAEQEAIMRSIPPGQKGLTLRDFRKMEYLSQVVDETLRFVNISFVSFRQATRDVSVNGYLIPKGWKVQLWYRSVHMDPQVYPDPKKFDPSRWEGPPPRAGTFLPFGLGTRLCPGNDLAKLEISVFLHHFLLGYKLTRKNPNCRVRYLPHPRPVDNCLARITRVSTSH; encoded by the exons ATGGGGGAGGTGGCGTGGGCGGCGCTGGCGGGGGTTCTGGTGCCGCTGGCCGCGGTGGCGCTGGACGCCGCGGTGCGGGCGGCGCACGCGTGGTACTGGACGGCGTCGCTGGGCGCCGGGCGGCGCGGCAGGCTGCCGCCGGGCGACATGGGGTGGCCGCTCGTCGGCGGCATGTGGGCCTTCCTCCGCGCCTTCAAGTCCGGCCGGCCGGACTCCTTCATCGACTCCTTCGCCCGATG GTTCGGGCGGGCGGGGCTGTACAGGGCGTTCATGTTCAGCAGCCCGACGATCATGGTGACCACGCCGGACGCGTGCAAGCAGGTGCTCATGGACGACGACACCTTCGTCACCGGCTGGCCCAAGGCCACCATCGCGCTCATCGGGCCCAAGTCCTTCATCAGCATGGGCTACGACGAGCACCGCCGGCTGCGCAAGCTCACCGCGGCGCCCATCAACGGCTTCGACGCGCTCACCTCCTACCTGGCCTTCATCGACCACACCGTGGTCACCACGCTCCGGGGCTGGTCCGAGCGGGGCGACGACTTCGAGTTCCTCACGGAGCTGCGCCGGATGACGTTCCGGATCATCGTGCAGATCTTCATGGGCGGCGCCGACGAGCGCACGGCGGCCGAGCTGGAGAGCACCTACACGGAGCTCAACTACGGCATGCGCGCCATGGCCATCGACCTGCCGGGGTTCGCCTACCACAAGGCCATCCGCGCGCGCCGCAGGCTCGTGGCGGCGCTGCAGCGTGTGCTGGACGAGCGCCGGGCCAGGGGGGCGAAGACCGCCGGGGTGGACATGATGGACCGGCTGATCGCCGCGGAGGACGAGGGCGGGCGGCGGCTGCAGGACGACGAGATCATCGACGTGCTCGTCATGTACCTCAACGCCGGCCACGAGTCCTCCGGCCACATCACCATGTGGGCCACCGTCTTCCTGCAGGAGAACCCCGAAATCCTCGCCAAGGCCAAG GCGGAGCAGGAGGCGATCATGAGGAGCATTCCCCCGGGACAGAAGGGGCTCACCCTCAGGGACTTCAGGAAGATGGAGTACCTCTCACAG GTGGTCGACGAGACGCTCCGGTTCGTCAACATCTCCTTCGTGTCGTTCCGCCAGGCGACCCGCGACGTCTCCGTCAACG GTTATCTGATACCCAAGGGGTGGAAGGTTCAGCTGTGGTACAGGAGCGTGCACATGGACCCTCAGGTGTACCCTGACCCCAAGAAGTTCGACCCTTCAAGATGGGAG GGCCCGCCGCCAAGGGCCGGGACGTTCCTTCCGTTCGGGCTCGGCACGAGGCTGTGCCCGGGCAACGATCTCGCCAAGCTCGAGATCTCTGTCTTCCTCCACCATTTCCTCCTTGGCTACAA GCTGACAAGGAAAAACCCAAATTGCCGGGTGAGGTACCTGCCGCACCCCCGGCCGGTGGACAACTGCCTGGCCAGGATCACCAGAGTCTCCACCTCCCATTGA